In Synechococcales cyanobacterium T60_A2020_003, the sequence GCTATCATCGTCGTTCGATTGCTGAAACTACCATGTTCCGCTTTAAGACTATTTTTGGGGGCAATCTCAGTGCACGTCAATTTGACAATCAAGCCGTGGAATTGTTCATCAAATGTGTTGCGCTCAACCGCATGATTCAGATCGCTAAACCCGATAGCTACAAGGTTGAAGGTTAATACCAGGACACTCTCAAGGCGAACCTGACCGTTTTTCTAATCATGCAACAAAGCCGTTTTGAGTTGAAAATTACGTTGCGACATCAGCGATTTCAGCGTTAAGACGTTGGCTGTAATACCGTGAATCGATTGGACGGGAAGGAGGGGACAAACCATGAGCCATGATCGTATTGAGGGGCAAGGACTAGAGGGTGATCGCCTCTTGATGCAGCGTTGCCTAGAGCTTGCTCGTCAGGCTGCGGGGAAAACGGCTCCCAATCCGATGGTTGGAGCCGTAGTAGTGCGGGATGGGGAAATCGTGGGGGAAGGGTTTCATCCCAAGGCGGGCGAACCCCATGCGGAGGTGTTTGCGCTGCGGGCGGCGGGCGATCGCGCCCAAGGGGCAACCCTGTACGTCAATTTAGAGCCGTGCAGCCACACGGGACGCACACCTCCCTGTGCTGATGCCGTGATTGCAGCAGGGATTGGGCGGGTCGTTGTTGGGATGGTTGATCCCAATCCTAAAGTGGCCGGATCGGGCATTCAGCGCTTGCGGGATGCTGGACTGGAGGTGGTGGTGGGTGTGGAGGAAGAGGCCTGTCAGCAGTTAAACGAGGGGTTTGTGCATCACGTCCTGCACCACCGTCCCTTCGGTATTTTGAAATATGCCATGACCCTCGATGGCAAGATTGCGGCGACGGGGGGGCATAGTGCGTGGGTGACGAGTCCGGCAGCACGACAGATGGTACACCGACTGCGAGCCACCTGTGATGCTGTGATTGTGGGAGGCAACACCGTGCGCCAGGATAATCCGTACTTAACCACCCATGGAATGGGCGATCGCAACCCGCTTCGCATTGTGCTGAGTCGCACCCTTGATTTGCCCAGAGAAGCACACCTCTGGCACACCACCGAAACGCCAACGTTAGTGATAACTGAGGTGGGAGCATCGATGCCCATGCAGCAACATTTAACCGATCAGGGCGTTGAGGTCATGGCCTTACCCAAACTGACCCCCGATGCGGTGATGGCGGTGTTGGGCGATCGCGGCTTGCTGACGGTGCTTTGGGAGTGCGGCGGCACCTTAGCGGCAGAGGCGTTACGCGATCGCGCCATCCAGAAAGTGCTGGCCTTTATCGCACCAAAGATTATCGGCGGCACCCAGGCTCCTTGTCCCATTGGCGACTTAGGACTGACGCGAATGACTGATGCCCTCATCCTCGAACGGGTGACCTGGCGAATGGTCGGCACCGATTTCCTCCTGGAAGGCTATCTGGATGCCAAACATGGCTAGCTGCGGCGACCTTGCCCAAAGAGAACTGAGCGAGAGTCTTCCGTGGAAACGGCTTGGCTTTTGAACGCTTCGGCTTTGGCGTAGGCTCGCTGCACGGCTGGACGGGTGCGGATGGACTCAAACCAGCGCTTCACGTTGGGAAAATCGGCTAAGTTCATGCCCTGCGCCGCATAGGGCACAATCCAAGGATAGGCGGCCATGTCAGCAATGGAATACTCGCCTGCCATAAAAGGGCGATCGCTCAATCGTTCGTCGAGCACGCCATACAGCCGTTCGGTTTCCTTCACGTAGCGATTAATGGCGTAGGGAATTTTTTCGGGGGCGTATTGGTTGAAGTGGTGATTTTGACCCAGCATGGGCCCCAGACCCCCCATTTGCCAAAAGAGCCACTGCATCACCTCGACGCGATCGCGCACCGCACTGGGTAAAAACTGTCCGGTTTTCTCTGCCAGGTATTGCAAGATCGCGCCCGATTCAAACACGCTGATCGGTTCGCCGCCGTCCGCAGGGGCATGATCGACCATGGCGGGAATGCGGTTATTCGGTGAAATTTTGAGAAATGCTGGATCGAACTGATCGCCTTTACCAATGTTAATCGGCTTCACCGTGTAGGGCAGTCCCGTTTCTTCCAGGAAAATGGTGATTTTGTGGCCGTTGGGCGTGGTCCAGTAGTACAGGTCAATCATGGCATCGTGTCTCGCTGAGGGTTTCCTGTATTCTGACGCGTGTTTGGGAAACCTGCAAAAGGAGTGCTAAAGGGCAATCGGGATTCGGGCGATCGCAACAAAATTGTGGTGAAGCGAAACGAATTTATAAAGAGAAGGGTACCCTAGAGAAAATAGACCACATGTATCCTGGCGAAACCTGTCCCACTTTTGTGCAGAGCAACTGAGCTTAATGAGATCCCGAGGATTTTTATCGATTCGTGAACGAATACGCTATATTTAGCTGTCATTCGCTACCCTCAATCAGTTAAACCCATACCCATTGGGTTCACGGAGTACAGGTTTTTTGATTTTTTTCTACCGCCGAACGAGTGAAAAGCCATGACACAGCCAAAGCTTATGGAACTGGCAAAACAAGGTGAGCCACAAGCGATCGCCATTTTGATGAATCGCTCTCTTCAACCTCAGGGAATGTCGGTTAAGGTCAGTCGAGAGGGCGATCGCCTCTCGGTACTGCTCCAGGCCGATCAAACCCCAAATCGTTTGGTGATGACGAATTTCGTGCGAAACGGAATCACGAACCTTAAGCTTCAGTCTGTGATTCAGACGGTAGAGATTATTGGGCAACGCACCGGGGACGATCAGCCCGCTTGGACGCAGGAGCTAGATCTGGCTGCGATGGATAGTGCTAATGGCCTCCTCGATGCGCTAGACACCCCGCCCTCTGCGACCGAAGCGACGGGCGTAGAATCATCGTTAGATCTAGAACCGTCGTCTACCGAACCTGTCGAGTCGTTGGGCGATTGGGAAGAGACACCCGCCGCGAATGATTTCACCTTTGAGGATGCAGGCTTACTCGATGACGATGCCCTTGTTTTTGAGGAAGAGCCGCTGACTTTAGATGCTTCACCTGCACCGGATATGGGTCTAGATTTCAGTGCTCTTGACGAGGGAGACATGGGCGTAGAGGCATCAAGTTCTCCAGACTTGTTTGGGTTAGACGGTGACGCTTCTGAGCCATCGACCTTCGATCTAGACAGAGAGTCATCAGAGTTCAACGCCCTGGATCTGGAATCCTCCTCTGTTTCGGCTCCAGCAGATGAGAGCCTATCGCTGTTTGCCGATACACCGGACGATTTTAATCTGGAGTCGCTCGATGCTCCCTCCGGTCTGAATACAGACGATATGTTTAGCAGTTCTCCGTCGGGTGATCTTGACTTATCGTTTGATGCTTCTGACGCCTCGTTAGGTGAACCTGCCTCAGACCTGTTTGGCCTCGATCTGCCTGGTGAAGATTCATCGGATCAGTCGTTTGATACGTGGGACACTCCAGCGGCTTCATTGGAGGAATCTTCTGATGATTGGGATGCTCCTGCGGCTTCGTTTGAAGAGTCTCCAGATTTGTTTGTGGAAGAGAGTAACGATCTTGGCTTCAGCGGTTTCGACAGTGTGCCGTCTGACGATTTTCCCTTGGAGTCTGAAGAATCTTCATTTGCAGTCTCCGCATCTGATACTCCTGAGGCTCCATTTATTGATAGTGAATTGGCGGTAGCTCTGACCGAAGATGCCTATCCCGATGAGTTCGATTCATTCGAATCCAATGATTTTGGCCTAGAGACGATGGAGCCTGAAAGTGGCTCTACAGATAGCGATTTAGGCAATCTGTTTGGATCATCATCGCTGGATGATTTAGGGATGGCGTCGGAGATAGAAGCTGGGGCGTTGGATTGGGATGCTGAGCCGGAAAGCGCGTTTGATCAGCCTGAATCTGCAAGTTCTGAATCAGCATTCGGCCTAGAAGAGCTGCCGTTTACCAATACTGAAGATTTCTCTTTCTCAACGGAAATGGGCCTTGGGGAGAACGCGGAATCTTCTTCTTCAATATCGGAGGAAGTAGCAACTCTCTTTGGCCAGGGAGACATGGATCTCAACGCCTTCGAGTCTTTCTCGTCAACGCCAGATGCGTTTATGGGAGCAGAATATGATGCAGATGAGATGGCAGAGATGTCTCCCAGTGATGATCTTGAGATGGATCGCTTTGCATCTGAATCTGATTCGTCGAATCTATTTGGGGATAATATCAGCACGGATGATACTCTATCCGCCGATGTTGATAATCTATTTAGTGAGAGCGGGTTCGGAAGGAGTTCTGAAATTGACAACGATTCTCCGAATCTAGAAGATACTGATTTCGACCTGAGTATCTCCTCGTTTGACGAGAGCGATCGCTCTGATGAGTCTCTCTTGTTTGACGCTGATCTTCCTAACCTAGAAGCAACAGATGAACTAACAGGTGTAGAGACCCTATCCGACGAGGACTCGGGGTTTGAAACGGCCACATCTAAAGATAATCCCGTGCCCGCAGACCTGGATTTTGGTATGGAAGCATCTGATGCATCGTCTGAAGACTCTGAAGATTGGGATAGCTTCAATGCTCTAGATAGTAGTGATCTCAGCACCACGGGTTCAGATGCATGGAACGTTGATGCGTCTTTGGATGAGAACGCAGCGTTTGAAGGTAGCGAATCCGAGCGCGCGGAGCTATCGAATCTCGATCTCAACCTGTCTGCCTCAGATATTTCAGATCCTTCGGATTGGTCTCTGGAGAGTGAGACGTTTGTGAATGAAGCAGGAGTTGAAGAGACTCCATCGATTCCGGATTCTGATCTAGACTTTGATGCGGCTCCTCTGGATCTAGACTTAGCGCTAGAGGGCAGCCTATTTGTGGATACTGATACGGAGTCAAGCTTTGAGAATAACGGGATGGCTCTTGAGTCTGAACCGGAGGGTCTCGGCCTCAGTGAATTCTTGCCCGAAGGTGCGTTGCTGGGAACTGCCGCATTTCTGGGCGCAAACGCGTTTGCCCATCATGGGGATGACGAGTCTTTAGAGTCTGGCGATCGCGCTGAGGCAGAATCTTTTGCAGATATTCCCGATGCGGATCTCGATCTCGCCATGGATCTAGATGACATAGCACTCAATGACTTTGCCGATAGCTCCGAAGATCTGGACGCAGAAGCTGCCCGATTTGAGCTGACCTCTGGCGACCTCGATGACGGTGTTGCAAGTGCAGCGGGCTTCGTGATCGATGCAGAAACAGCTCTGCCTCCAGAATTCACGGAAACGTCATCTTTTGAGTCTGATCTTTCGCCCATGGGTCTTGATCTCGACTCGGACTTTACAGCGGCGATCGCCCCGGATGAGGATCTCACAATGGGGGTATCTGCCTCCCCGATTGCCGATCTTACGCCGTTAGCTGAAGGCCAGGAGGACGTAGAGAGTTGGGTCAGCACCCAGAATACCCTCATTGATGAGGATGATGTGCTGTTTGAGATTGACGAAGAGGCGTTGGATAATTCAGCCTTTACCCCCCATCCTGAGTTAGACGATGAAATTGTTCTGACGCCCGATATTCACGAGGGAGAGAGCAACGGTTGGAACGAAGCGGAGTTTGGCGAGGTTGAGGTTAATACTCCGCCACTCACACCAGAAGAAGCTGCTGCGATGGCGATCGCCTCTGAGAATCAAAAAGAGAGTGCGACTGTTCCTGTTCCTCCTTCTGATTCGACAAAATCTCGTGGAAATCGGGGGCTTCTAGCGCTCATCTCCATTTTGGTTGGGATCTGGCTATTAGGATTGCTAGCTGTGTCTCTGTTCCGCCGCGAGCCTAGCCCCACCCCATCCGTCGCAACCTCACCAGAACCGAATGCAGCCGGATCCCCAGCAACCAGTCCAGAGGCAACTCCTCCTGCATCGGAAAACGCTTTCCAAGATGGATTGGCAAAAGGAATGGCCGCCGCTACGCTCGCCCAAACGGCTAAATCTACTGACGATTGGGGACTCGTGGTCAGCCAGTGGCAGCAGGCCATTGATGCCTTCAAGGCCGTACCCGAATCGAGTCCTGATTACGCGACGGCTCAACAAAAAATTGCCGAATACGAAGGGAATTTGGCGATCGCCCAGCAGCGTCTTGCGAGCATTCCACCTATTGTGGAAACGCCATCAACGGCTCCGGCGGTGATTGTTGGCAGTGGTGACGTGACCTGTCAGGAGGTTCCCGCCAGTGAGGGGGCGCCGCAGCTTGAATTCAGCAATGTGCAACTCAGTAACACTCGGTTTGTGGGATGCTTAACTAACCATACCGATCTACCCATCAATGCAGTATCTGTGGTCTATCAGCAGACTAGCCCTAGCGCCCCCGATGCTGCCACTAAAAAACTGGGACGATTGGACGTAGCCGTCATTCAACCGGGTGAAACGCAGCCTTTCCGGTCAGACTTTACCTTGGCGGCGGATGTTAAGGATGCAACGATTCAGTCGATTGTGTGGAGCTCACCCACCATGAGCGAACCTCAGAAAGCGGAGGTTCAGGTTAGCGCTGTGCCTGAATAGTTCCCTAATCGATAGGGGGCCTACTAGCGGTTTGAATGAGAGACATCATGAGTTGGGAGATGTGGCAATGGCATCCCCCAATTTGTCCTTTAGGAAAACAAGTCTCTTGATGGAGCTTTCTCCCTACTTCGGTTTGGTGGCTTCGTTAACCAGCAGGGGCAACAGCGCACTACTGCCAATAACGGCGATATCCACAAGGCTGAGCGGCGCAATATGGAGCAACTGGCGTAGACCAGGAACCAGTGCCGAGAGCAGTTGCAGCGCAATCGAGCCAGAAAGGGCGATCGCCAAATAGAGATTAGGCGGCAGGGGATGGGAGGTGAATAGACACCGGGTTTGAGACCGACAACTGATCGCGTGGAGGAGTTGGGCCAGGGTCAGGCTCATGAACCCGATGGTGCTGGATTGAGGGCTAATTCCATACTGTTGTAGGGCGTAGCTATAGGCGGCGAGGGCGCTGATCGAGAGAACCGCAGATTCCACCGCAATGCGTCGGAAGTCGGAGGATTGGATAATCGGTTCCTTAGGATCGCGAGGGGGATAGGTGAGCACATCCGGTTCGGGCGGTTCTAGCGCCAGTGCCAGTCCTGGAAAGATATCAGTGACCAGGTTTAGCCAAAGCAACTGCATCGCATTCAGCGGTTGACCAATACCCAGGCTAATGCCTGCCAGCATCACCATAATTTCGCTGAGGTTCGTGGCCAGCAAGAAATGGACGGACTTGCGAATGTTGTTGTAGATCGTGCGGCCTTGGCTGATGGCGATCGCCATCGTGGATAGGTTGTCGTCCTCCAGGATCACATCAGCGACTTCGCGGGCAACGTCGGTTCCGGAATGTCCCATGGCGATGCCGACCTCTGCTGCCTTCAGGGCTGGTGCATCATTAATACCATCTCCGGTCATAGCGACAACTTTACCTGCCCGTTGCAAGGCTTGCACCACCTGTAATTTGTTCGCCGGACTGATGCGAGAAAAGATATGGACGCGATCGCACAGTTCACTGACCACCTCTGGGTCGAGGGTTGCCAGATCCGTTGAATCTAAGATTTTTAGTTCATCGCCCCGACTCAGATCGAGTTCTTTCCCGATGGCATAAGCGGTTTGGCGTTGATCTCCCGTAATCATCACGGTTTCGATTCCGGCCTGATGAAAAATGCCCATGACCTCTTTCACCCCGTCACGCAGCGGATCGGCCATACCCACTGAGCCCAGCCATACGAGGTCATTGTGGGTCTCGGTTTCGCGATCGGCTGTGTGTCCGTAGGCGACGCCCAGAACCCGGAGACCGTTGCTAGCCATGCGCTCATTTTCAGTCTCAATGGCCTGTCGTTGGGTGGGAGTCAAGGGCGCAATCCGCTGATCCGTCAGGCTCCACTCACACAGACCTAAAACCTCCGTGGGGCTCCCCTTCACCGCAAGGAAGTATTTCTCGCGATCGCTGCCGTCGGTATGCAGGGTTTTCATGACGTTGTGGGCTTCGGAGCGGTGGTGAACGTGAACAAGGGGATATTCGGTTCGCACCTGATGAATGTCGATGCCTGCGGAGTGAGCGATCGCCAACAGCGCATTTTCAGTCGATGATCCCTCAAAAACAGCGGTATCCTGCGTGTCGTCGTAGTCGCTCTCGTTGCACAGCGTGATCACCTGTAGCAGTTTCCCCAGGGATTCGCGGATTTCAGGAGAAGAGGGCGCGTCTCCCTGGAATTGACCCTCAATGACCTGAAGGTGAGTATGGTCGGTTTGTACTTCCACCACCGACATCGTATTGGCTGTGAGGGTGCCCGTTTTGTCGAGACAGAGAGTCTGGAGGGAACCGAGGGTTTCAACGGCATCTAACCGTCGAATCAAAACGTTTTGCGTCCGCATATTGCGAATACCCAGAGCCAGGGTCGTCGTAGCAACCGCAGGTAGTCCTTCGGGGACGGCAGCCACCGCCAGGGCGATCGACGTTTTCAACATGTCTAGGAGGGCATACCCCCGCCATAGCCCGATGGCAAATACCACGGCACACACGGTACTGGAGAGCCAAACCAGTTGACTGCCTGCGACATCCAGTTGGCGTTCCATTGGCGTTTCTGGTTTACGGCCTGCCCCACCATTGTTTGAATCTTGCCCATTTCGGTCAAACTGGCCGTTGCCACCACCGCTGCGAGTCCCTGTCCCCCTATAACCAGCGTTCCCATATAGACCATATTGGTGCGATCGCCCAATGGGATATTTTC encodes:
- a CDS encoding cation-transporting P-type ATPase, whose amino-acid sequence is MERQLDVAGSQLVWLSSTVCAVVFAIGLWRGYALLDMLKTSIALAVAAVPEGLPAVATTTLALGIRNMRTQNVLIRRLDAVETLGSLQTLCLDKTGTLTANTMSVVEVQTDHTHLQVIEGQFQGDAPSSPEIRESLGKLLQVITLCNESDYDDTQDTAVFEGSSTENALLAIAHSAGIDIHQVRTEYPLVHVHHRSEAHNVMKTLHTDGSDREKYFLAVKGSPTEVLGLCEWSLTDQRIAPLTPTQRQAIETENERMASNGLRVLGVAYGHTADRETETHNDLVWLGSVGMADPLRDGVKEVMGIFHQAGIETVMITGDQRQTAYAIGKELDLSRGDELKILDSTDLATLDPEVVSELCDRVHIFSRISPANKLQVVQALQRAGKVVAMTGDGINDAPALKAAEVGIAMGHSGTDVAREVADVILEDDNLSTMAIAISQGRTIYNNIRKSVHFLLATNLSEIMVMLAGISLGIGQPLNAMQLLWLNLVTDIFPGLALALEPPEPDVLTYPPRDPKEPIIQSSDFRRIAVESAVLSISALAAYSYALQQYGISPQSSTIGFMSLTLAQLLHAISCRSQTRCLFTSHPLPPNLYLAIALSGSIALQLLSALVPGLRQLLHIAPLSLVDIAVIGSSALLPLLVNEATKPK
- a CDS encoding glutathione S-transferase N-terminal domain-containing protein, producing MIDLYYWTTPNGHKITIFLEETGLPYTVKPINIGKGDQFDPAFLKISPNNRIPAMVDHAPADGGEPISVFESGAILQYLAEKTGQFLPSAVRDRVEVMQWLFWQMGGLGPMLGQNHHFNQYAPEKIPYAINRYVKETERLYGVLDERLSDRPFMAGEYSIADMAAYPWIVPYAAQGMNLADFPNVKRWFESIRTRPAVQRAYAKAEAFKSQAVSTEDSRSVLFGQGRRS
- the ribD gene encoding bifunctional diaminohydroxyphosphoribosylaminopyrimidine deaminase/5-amino-6-(5-phosphoribosylamino)uracil reductase RibD, with protein sequence MSHDRIEGQGLEGDRLLMQRCLELARQAAGKTAPNPMVGAVVVRDGEIVGEGFHPKAGEPHAEVFALRAAGDRAQGATLYVNLEPCSHTGRTPPCADAVIAAGIGRVVVGMVDPNPKVAGSGIQRLRDAGLEVVVGVEEEACQQLNEGFVHHVLHHRPFGILKYAMTLDGKIAATGGHSAWVTSPAARQMVHRLRATCDAVIVGGNTVRQDNPYLTTHGMGDRNPLRIVLSRTLDLPREAHLWHTTETPTLVITEVGASMPMQQHLTDQGVEVMALPKLTPDAVMAVLGDRGLLTVLWECGGTLAAEALRDRAIQKVLAFIAPKIIGGTQAPCPIGDLGLTRMTDALILERVTWRMVGTDFLLEGYLDAKHG
- a CDS encoding IS5/IS1182 family transposase is translated as YHRRSIAETTMFRFKTIFGGNLSARQFDNQAVELFIKCVALNRMIQIAKPDSYKVEG